From the genome of Deinococcus sp. JMULE3, one region includes:
- a CDS encoding DUF2252 domain-containing protein — protein MHDPFSAVPLPGRDERRARGRALRRTLARRDHALFEAPGERPEHVLNALHAGTDGCMTHLLPLRFGRMVASPFAFFRGTAALMAADLAGTPVTGERVQASGDAHCANFGAFATGERNLVFDLNDFDETLRAPWEWDVRRLATSLVLAGREAGHSEADAVYAARSAARAYRLHVRAYARQHHLDVWYDRIDASEALADMAADARDHGRAMFAKASTRTHLHTLKKLAVQTPGGWRLRDDPPLLVHTSDPQAEVMLAGVRANYLDSVAPDRRELLSRYHLADWALKVTGVGSCGRRVLVLLLVADGDDVLFLQVKEARPSVLEPFAGPTVARNAAHRIVRGQQLMQAAADPFLGWSAGDGFCGYVRQLRDQKGRFDLQAVSPRTLEEIAELCGWALARAHARTGDAVALGAYLGRRETFDQAVAAFAVAYADQAERDHAALAQAIARGDLEAEAEPVA, from the coding sequence ATGCATGATCCATTTTCTGCGGTGCCGTTGCCGGGCCGGGATGAGCGGCGGGCGCGGGGCCGCGCGCTACGCCGCACGCTGGCCCGGCGCGACCACGCGCTGTTCGAGGCACCCGGTGAGCGACCTGAACATGTGCTGAACGCCCTGCACGCGGGAACGGACGGCTGCATGACGCACCTGCTGCCGCTGCGGTTCGGGCGGATGGTCGCCAGTCCCTTCGCGTTCTTCCGGGGGACGGCGGCGCTGATGGCGGCCGATCTGGCGGGCACGCCCGTGACGGGCGAGCGGGTGCAGGCCAGCGGGGACGCCCACTGCGCCAACTTCGGGGCGTTCGCGACCGGCGAGCGGAACCTGGTGTTCGACCTGAACGACTTCGATGAGACGCTGCGGGCGCCGTGGGAGTGGGATGTGCGGCGGCTGGCGACCAGTCTGGTGCTGGCCGGGCGCGAGGCGGGGCACAGCGAGGCGGACGCCGTGTATGCCGCGCGCAGCGCGGCGCGGGCCTACCGCCTGCATGTCCGTGCGTACGCGAGGCAGCATCACCTGGACGTCTGGTACGACCGCATCGACGCGTCGGAGGCGCTGGCGGACATGGCGGCCGACGCGCGGGATCACGGCCGGGCGATGTTCGCGAAGGCCAGTACCCGCACGCACCTGCACACCCTGAAGAAACTGGCGGTGCAGACGCCGGGCGGCTGGCGCCTGCGGGACGATCCGCCGCTGCTGGTGCACACGTCGGACCCACAGGCGGAGGTCATGCTGGCGGGCGTGCGGGCGAACTACCTGGACAGCGTCGCGCCGGACCGCCGGGAGCTGCTGTCGCGCTACCACCTGGCGGACTGGGCGTTGAAGGTCACGGGCGTCGGCAGTTGCGGTCGGCGGGTGCTGGTCCTGCTGCTGGTCGCCGATGGGGACGACGTGCTGTTCCTGCAGGTGAAGGAGGCGCGGCCGAGCGTGCTGGAACCGTTCGCCGGGCCGACCGTGGCGCGCAACGCCGCGCACCGGATCGTGCGGGGGCAGCAGCTGATGCAGGCGGCGGCCGATCCGTTCCTGGGTTGGTCGGCGGGCGACGGGTTCTGCGGGTACGTGCGGCAGTTGCGGGACCAGAAGGGCCGCTTCGACCTGCAGGCGGTCTCGCCGCGCACGCTGGAGGAGATCGCCGAGCTGTGCGGCTGGGCGCTGGCCCGCGCGCACGCCCGAACGGGGGACGCGGTGGCGCTGGGTGCGTACCTGGGCCGCCGTGAGACCTTCGATCAGGCGGTGGCGGCCTTCGCGGTGGCGTACGCCGATCAGGCCGAGCGGGATCATGCCGCGCTGGCCCAGGCGATCGCGCGGGGTGACCTGGAGGCGGAGGCTGAACCTGTGGCGTGA
- the cpdB gene encoding 2',3'-cyclic-nucleotide 2'-phosphodiesterase, translated as MTALMLGAAGAQTVELRILETTDLHTAAKGYDYYQDKPTGEFGLEYTATLIAKARAEKVNTLLFDNGDLIQGNPLGDYAARVAPIKDGELHPMHQAMRSLKYDGATLGNHEFNYGLDYLDRVLKSAPMPYVNANVLNMDGSNKYTPYVIQRKLVRDTQGRPYYINVGVIGFTPPQIVNWDKAYLDGKVQVMDIVQSAQKFVPDMKAKGADIIVALAHTGINSGAYTPGQEQAGAELTKVPGLDVILTGHSHLEFPGPAYKDVPGVNLAKGTINGKVVLMPGFWGNNLGVADLKLNFDRKTQKWTILDAQGGIRPIWDKAAKKSLVTADTTVAAAVEGAHQGTLGYVRGKVADLTAPINSYWALTQDDPSVQLVSNAQIAYVKAALSSTQYKDLPVLSAAAPFKAGGRAGVSYYTDIPAGTLAIKNVADLYVYPNTVQAVLVTGAQVQEWLERSAGQFKQIDPSKTEPQALVDETFPTYNFDVIDGVSYEIDVTQPNRYNSKGEVVNPNARRIKNLTFMGKPIDPAAQFVVATNNYRASGGGSFPGLNGKNIILQAPDETREALVKYFNEQKTVNPSADGNWKLTPIPGATLLYASSPTAQKYAPANATLVKTRDDGFAEYYIKY; from the coding sequence ATGACCGCGCTCATGCTCGGCGCTGCGGGCGCGCAGACCGTCGAACTGCGCATCCTCGAAACCACCGACCTTCACACCGCCGCCAAGGGCTACGACTACTACCAGGACAAGCCCACGGGCGAGTTCGGCCTGGAGTACACCGCCACGCTGATCGCCAAGGCCCGCGCCGAGAAGGTCAACACGCTGCTGTTCGACAACGGCGACCTGATCCAGGGCAACCCGCTCGGCGACTACGCCGCGCGCGTCGCGCCCATCAAGGACGGCGAACTGCACCCCATGCACCAGGCCATGCGCTCCCTGAAGTACGACGGCGCCACCCTGGGCAACCACGAATTCAACTACGGCCTGGACTACCTCGACCGCGTGCTGAAGTCCGCGCCCATGCCTTACGTGAACGCCAACGTCCTGAACATGGACGGCAGCAACAAGTACACCCCCTACGTCATCCAGCGCAAACTGGTCCGTGACACGCAGGGCCGCCCGTACTACATCAACGTCGGCGTGATCGGCTTCACGCCCCCCCAGATCGTCAACTGGGACAAGGCGTACCTCGACGGCAAGGTGCAGGTCATGGACATCGTCCAGAGCGCCCAGAAGTTCGTTCCTGACATGAAAGCCAAAGGCGCTGACATCATCGTCGCGCTGGCCCACACCGGCATCAACAGCGGCGCGTACACCCCCGGCCAGGAACAGGCCGGTGCGGAACTCACCAAGGTCCCCGGCCTGGACGTGATCCTGACCGGCCACAGCCACCTGGAATTCCCCGGCCCGGCCTACAAGGACGTCCCCGGCGTGAACCTCGCCAAGGGCACCATCAACGGCAAGGTCGTCCTGATGCCCGGCTTCTGGGGCAACAACCTCGGCGTCGCCGACCTGAAACTGAACTTCGACCGCAAGACCCAGAAGTGGACCATCCTGGACGCACAGGGCGGCATCCGCCCCATCTGGGACAAGGCCGCCAAGAAGAGCCTCGTGACCGCCGACACGACCGTCGCCGCCGCCGTCGAGGGCGCGCACCAGGGCACCCTGGGCTACGTGCGCGGCAAGGTCGCCGACCTGACCGCCCCCATCAACTCCTACTGGGCACTGACGCAGGACGACCCCAGCGTGCAGCTGGTCAGCAACGCGCAGATCGCGTACGTGAAGGCCGCGCTGAGCAGCACCCAGTACAAGGACCTGCCCGTCCTGTCCGCCGCCGCGCCCTTCAAGGCCGGGGGCCGCGCGGGCGTCAGCTACTACACCGACATCCCCGCCGGGACGCTGGCGATCAAGAACGTCGCCGACCTGTACGTGTACCCGAACACCGTGCAGGCCGTGCTCGTGACCGGCGCGCAGGTGCAGGAGTGGCTGGAGCGCAGCGCCGGGCAGTTCAAGCAGATCGACCCCAGCAAGACCGAGCCGCAGGCACTGGTGGACGAGACCTTCCCCACCTACAACTTCGACGTGATCGACGGCGTGAGCTACGAGATCGACGTCACCCAGCCCAACCGCTACAACAGCAAGGGCGAGGTCGTGAACCCGAACGCGCGCCGCATCAAGAACCTGACGTTCATGGGCAAACCCATTGACCCGGCCGCGCAGTTCGTGGTCGCCACGAACAACTACCGCGCCTCGGGCGGCGGGTCGTTCCCCGGCCTGAACGGCAAGAACATCATCCTGCAGGCGCCCGACGAGACCCGCGAGGCCCTCGTGAAGTACTTCAACGAGCAGAAGACCGTCAACCCCAGCGCCGACGGCAACTGGAAACTCACGCCCATCCCCGGCGCGACCCTGCTGTACGCCAGCAGCCCCACCGCGCAGAAGTACGCGCCGGCGAACGCCACGCTGGTCAAGACCCGCGACGACGGCTTCGCCGAGTACTACATCAAGTACTGA
- a CDS encoding DUF3293 domain-containing protein, translating into MPDTPDLRAAFLGSSYGRAGERLTLSPRGPGALPDCSGPDWSAPSWTAPGGRWAIVTAWNPAGRMADAVLNARRQAELAGEVGRWSPLPGWNGDGEWREDTLILRGVPLREAARLGRRFGQAAVVWGVGRRAALVWLDDRTAPTELRTLRLWLRRADSSGADSPGTADCGYTAGL; encoded by the coding sequence ATGCCGGACACGCCGGATCTGCGGGCCGCGTTCCTGGGCAGCAGCTATGGCCGGGCCGGGGAGCGGCTGACCCTCTCGCCGCGCGGGCCGGGCGCCCTGCCTGACTGCAGCGGGCCTGACTGGAGCGCACCCAGCTGGACTGCGCCGGGGGGACGCTGGGCGATCGTGACCGCGTGGAATCCGGCGGGCCGGATGGCGGACGCCGTCCTGAACGCGCGGCGGCAGGCCGAACTGGCCGGAGAGGTCGGGCGGTGGTCTCCCCTGCCCGGCTGGAACGGGGACGGCGAGTGGCGTGAGGACACGCTGATCCTGCGCGGGGTGCCGCTGCGCGAGGCGGCGCGGCTGGGGCGCCGGTTCGGGCAGGCGGCGGTCGTGTGGGGTGTGGGCAGGCGGGCGGCGCTGGTGTGGCTGGACGACCGTACCGCGCCAACAGAGCTGCGGACCCTGAGGCTGTGGCTGCGCCGGGCCGATTCATCCGGAGCGGATTCACCCGGCACAGCGGATTGCGGCTATACTGCCGGATTGTGA
- a CDS encoding ABC transporter substrate-binding protein, with protein sequence MKKVIALVSLSAAIAFSSNASAVTVTLACGAVGQELELCKAGAARWAKKTGNEVKIFESPNLTNDRLGLYQQQLAAKSSDIDVYQLDVVWPGLLAQHFVDLKGKVPAAEVNAHFKGIIDANTVNGKLVAMPWFTDAGLLYYRTDLLKKYGFKSAPKTWTEMALMAKKIQTGEQKTNKAFTGFVWQGKNYEGLTCDALEWVVSFGGGTIVDATGKVTINNAQAAKALDTAASWIKTISPAGVTTYAEEEARGIFQSGNAAFMRNWPYAWALGQGDDSKVKGKIGVAPLPSGGSRNAATLGGWQLGVSQYSKNQAAAIDLVRYLAGPAEQKIRAIEGAYNPTIQSLYKDKDVLAKNPFFGSLYSVFTSAVARPSGPTKSKYNQVSQAFSTAVSDVLNGKMKGQAAVAKLAGDLNRIKGRGW encoded by the coding sequence ATGAAGAAAGTCATCGCACTCGTCAGCCTCAGCGCCGCCATCGCCTTCAGCAGCAACGCCAGCGCCGTCACCGTCACCCTCGCCTGCGGCGCCGTCGGCCAGGAACTCGAACTCTGCAAGGCCGGCGCCGCCCGCTGGGCCAAGAAGACCGGCAACGAAGTCAAGATCTTCGAGAGCCCCAACCTCACCAACGACCGCCTCGGCCTGTACCAGCAGCAGCTCGCCGCCAAGAGCAGCGACATCGACGTCTACCAGCTCGACGTCGTCTGGCCCGGCCTGCTCGCCCAGCACTTCGTCGACCTGAAGGGCAAGGTGCCCGCCGCTGAAGTCAACGCGCACTTCAAGGGCATCATCGACGCCAACACCGTCAACGGCAAACTCGTCGCCATGCCCTGGTTCACCGACGCCGGCCTGCTGTACTACCGCACCGACCTCCTGAAGAAATACGGCTTCAAGAGCGCCCCCAAGACCTGGACCGAGATGGCCCTGATGGCCAAGAAGATCCAGACCGGCGAGCAGAAGACCAACAAGGCCTTCACCGGCTTCGTCTGGCAGGGCAAGAACTACGAAGGCCTGACCTGCGACGCCCTGGAATGGGTCGTCAGCTTCGGCGGCGGCACCATCGTCGACGCGACCGGCAAGGTCACCATCAACAACGCCCAGGCCGCCAAGGCCCTGGACACCGCCGCCAGCTGGATCAAGACCATCAGCCCCGCCGGCGTCACCACCTACGCCGAGGAAGAAGCCCGCGGCATCTTCCAGTCCGGCAACGCCGCCTTCATGCGTAACTGGCCCTACGCCTGGGCGCTCGGCCAGGGTGACGACAGCAAGGTCAAGGGCAAGATCGGCGTCGCGCCCCTGCCCAGCGGCGGCAGCCGCAACGCCGCCACCCTCGGCGGCTGGCAGCTCGGCGTGAGCCAGTACAGCAAGAACCAGGCCGCCGCCATCGACCTCGTGCGCTACCTCGCCGGCCCCGCCGAGCAGAAGATCCGCGCCATCGAAGGGGCCTACAACCCCACCATCCAGAGCCTCTACAAGGACAAGGACGTGCTCGCCAAGAACCCCTTCTTCGGCAGCCTGTACAGCGTCTTCACCAGCGCCGTCGCCCGTCCCTCCGGCCCCACCAAGAGCAAGTACAACCAGGTCTCCCAGGCCTTCAGCACCGCCGTCAGCGACGTCCTGAACGGCAAGATGAAAGGTCAGGCCGCCGTCGCCAAACTCGCAGGCGACCTGAACCGCATCAAGGGCCGCGGCTGGTAA
- a CDS encoding carbohydrate ABC transporter permease has translation MTVNTPPARPTKTRGIEAARAQQAIWLLLPTLIAIALVAGYPLYRTIYFSLFEANLTTPDQRTFIGMGNFWFTTEDGVALGFLQDPKWWGAVKNTLLFTVVSVTLETIFGMIIALVVNSTFKGRGILRTAMLVPWAIPTVVSAQMWSYLYNDTFGLIGRGLLGGQALLANTDSAIWALIAVDVWKTTSFMALLILAGLQSLPSDMYEAADMDGASKWTQFWRLTLPLLRPALLVALVFRSLDALRVFDIMSVMLGNVNAAATSMTGYARQALIDNSLLGYGSAVSVAIFVIIMVIVVIYVTAFRVKFD, from the coding sequence ATGACCGTGAACACCCCGCCCGCCCGCCCCACGAAAACACGCGGGATCGAGGCCGCCCGCGCCCAGCAGGCGATCTGGCTGCTGCTGCCCACCCTGATCGCCATCGCCCTGGTCGCCGGGTACCCGCTGTACCGCACCATCTACTTCTCGCTGTTCGAGGCGAACCTCACCACGCCCGACCAGCGGACCTTCATCGGCATGGGGAACTTCTGGTTCACCACCGAGGACGGCGTCGCCCTGGGCTTCCTGCAGGACCCCAAGTGGTGGGGCGCCGTGAAGAACACCCTGCTGTTCACCGTCGTGTCCGTCACGCTGGAAACCATCTTCGGCATGATCATCGCGCTGGTCGTGAACAGCACCTTCAAGGGCCGCGGAATTCTCCGCACCGCCATGCTGGTCCCCTGGGCAATCCCCACCGTCGTGTCCGCGCAGATGTGGTCGTACCTGTACAACGACACCTTCGGCCTGATCGGCCGCGGCCTGCTGGGCGGACAGGCACTGCTCGCCAACACCGACAGCGCCATCTGGGCCCTGATCGCCGTGGACGTCTGGAAGACCACCAGCTTCATGGCGCTGCTGATCCTCGCGGGCCTGCAGAGTCTGCCCAGCGACATGTACGAGGCGGCCGACATGGACGGCGCGAGCAAATGGACGCAGTTCTGGCGCCTGACCCTGCCACTGCTGCGCCCCGCCCTGCTCGTCGCGCTGGTGTTCCGCAGCCTGGACGCCCTGCGCGTGTTCGACATCATGTCCGTGATGCTCGGCAACGTGAACGCCGCCGCGACCAGCATGACCGGCTACGCCCGGCAGGCGCTGATCGACAACTCGCTGCTCGGCTACGGCAGCGCCGTCAGCGTGGCGATCTTCGTGATCATCATGGTCATCGTCGTCATCTACGTCACCGCGTTCCGCGTGAAATTCGACTGA
- a CDS encoding carbohydrate ABC transporter permease yields the protein MNLKTKNPALYYLQRAAFYLLVLVIAFYLLAPFFWAVLTSLRSPGDLFLQPAQFIAAETTFQNYTQVFANPNFQRGLLYSLIVAVGSVLISLLIGSFAAYALGRFRFKGKQIIMYVILAVSVFPQIAVLSGLYTLISALGLYNNPVGLILTYLIFTIPFTVWVLTSFVRDIPGELEEAALVDGASPLQTLFLVLFPVMMPALVTTGLLAFINAWNEYLFALTFTSTNRTVPVVIANYSGATQFDQPWGQIMAASIVVTIPLIILVLVFQRNIVSGLTAGAVKG from the coding sequence ATGAACCTGAAGACCAAGAACCCGGCCCTGTACTACCTGCAACGCGCGGCCTTCTACCTGCTCGTGCTGGTCATCGCCTTCTACCTGCTCGCCCCGTTCTTCTGGGCGGTCCTGACCAGCCTGCGCTCCCCCGGCGACCTGTTCCTGCAACCCGCTCAGTTCATCGCCGCCGAGACCACCTTCCAGAACTACACCCAGGTGTTCGCCAACCCGAACTTCCAGCGCGGCCTGCTGTACTCCCTGATCGTCGCCGTCGGCTCGGTCCTGATCAGCCTGCTGATCGGCTCGTTCGCCGCGTACGCCCTGGGCCGCTTCCGCTTCAAGGGCAAGCAGATCATCATGTACGTCATCCTGGCCGTCAGCGTCTTCCCGCAGATCGCCGTGCTGTCGGGCCTGTACACCCTGATCAGCGCCCTGGGCCTGTACAACAACCCCGTCGGCCTGATCCTCACGTACCTGATCTTCACCATCCCCTTCACCGTGTGGGTGCTGACCAGCTTCGTGCGTGACATCCCCGGCGAACTGGAAGAGGCGGCCCTGGTGGACGGCGCCAGTCCCCTCCAGACGCTGTTCCTCGTGCTGTTCCCCGTCATGATGCCCGCCCTGGTCACCACCGGCCTGCTGGCGTTCATCAACGCCTGGAACGAGTACCTGTTCGCCCTGACCTTCACCAGCACCAACCGCACCGTGCCGGTCGTGATCGCCAATTATTCCGGCGCCACGCAGTTCGACCAGCCGTGGGGCCAGATCATGGCCGCCAGCATCGTCGTGACTATCCCCCTGATCATCCTGGTCCTGGTGTTCCAGCGCAACATCGTGTCCGGCCTGACCGCCGGGGCCGTCAAGGGCTGA
- the truD gene encoding tRNA pseudouridine(13) synthase TruD, whose translation MSLVFDWSALRALTDGPGTGGVLRREPSDFRVEELPAYSLSGDGDFLFVQLEKTGHTTAHVLRELGAQLGVRDRDVGVAGLKDRHAVTSQWISLPAKFESRLPTFEMDGVRVLNVQRHGNKLAMGHLSGNRFQVRVRDAAGRADEAAGTLAELVARGVPNYFGPQRFGLGGVNAEEGLRVVRGESRVRDPRVRRFLTSALQSVVFNAFVSRRLDRGVFDALLLGDMAKKHDTGGVFSVQDAAAETPRAQRGEVSATGTLFGRKVKPLTLEAGDLERAVLDELGLSPEVFGSRKGDRRLTRVFPQEAAVTPEEDGFTLSFTLPKGSFATSVLREVMKTSVDAATPDLGADPAGDEEGVE comes from the coding sequence GTGAGTCTGGTGTTTGACTGGTCGGCGCTTCGTGCCCTCACGGACGGGCCGGGTACCGGCGGCGTCCTGCGGCGTGAACCCTCGGATTTCCGCGTGGAGGAACTCCCCGCCTACTCCCTCAGCGGCGACGGCGACTTCCTGTTCGTGCAGCTGGAGAAGACCGGCCACACGACCGCGCACGTCCTGCGCGAGCTGGGCGCCCAGCTGGGCGTGCGCGACCGGGACGTGGGCGTGGCGGGTCTCAAGGACCGGCACGCGGTCACCTCGCAGTGGATCAGTCTCCCGGCGAAATTCGAGTCCCGACTGCCCACCTTCGAGATGGACGGCGTGCGCGTGCTGAACGTGCAGCGGCACGGGAACAAGCTGGCGATGGGGCACCTGAGCGGCAACCGCTTCCAGGTGCGGGTGCGGGACGCGGCGGGCCGGGCCGACGAGGCCGCCGGGACGCTGGCGGAGCTGGTCGCGCGGGGCGTGCCGAACTACTTCGGGCCGCAGCGCTTCGGGCTGGGCGGCGTCAACGCCGAGGAGGGCCTGCGCGTCGTGCGCGGCGAATCGCGCGTGCGGGACCCGCGCGTGCGCCGCTTCCTGACGAGCGCCCTGCAGAGCGTGGTGTTCAACGCCTTCGTCAGCCGCCGCCTGGACCGGGGCGTGTTCGACGCGCTGCTCTTGGGGGATATGGCGAAGAAGCACGACACGGGCGGCGTGTTCAGCGTGCAGGACGCTGCCGCCGAGACGCCGCGCGCGCAGCGGGGCGAGGTGAGTGCCACCGGCACGCTGTTCGGCCGCAAGGTCAAACCGCTGACGCTGGAGGCCGGTGACCTGGAACGCGCGGTGCTGGACGAACTGGGCCTGAGCCCCGAGGTGTTCGGCAGTCGCAAGGGGGACCGCCGCCTGACGCGGGTGTTCCCGCAGGAGGCGGCAGTGACGCCCGAGGAGGACGGCTTCACGCTGTCGTTCACGCTGCCGAAGGGCAGTTTCGCCACGAGTGTGCTGCGTGAGGTCATGAAGACCAGCGTGGACGCCGCGACTCCGGACCTGGGCGCCGACCCCGCGGGTGACGAGGAGGGAGTGGAATGA
- a CDS encoding helix-turn-helix domain-containing protein: MTLDATDAISPLGVLPPPGPTCIHLPLDVTPEGLARHAVGLANARGGTVLVGVDAVSGSARDAGELHPLMITHAIFELSGGRLTVNVQHHRLPGGARVLAVFVPHAPYVLAAPDGSVITWDGAHLVPVTPGEAEPVADQDFTATVPPDASLADLDPAEVARLRGLGRRASAANLPDLDFLRELGLLIPSGGALRPTLAAILLAGTPAALRAHVPQSEVCFYHHQTTDVEFQFREDLLRPIPALLTRLAELIQARNRFTPVQVGLFRIEVWDQDEVVYREALLNALTHRDYTLRDAVHVHHFPDRLEIMNPGGLPGGITPGNILRHQPKRRNPLLAESLARLGLVERAGVGVDKMYSLMLRHGKEPPEYTTYPDSVTLALHSPGFDAEFVRFVARKQEDMQTLSLDVLIVLSLLAREGEATRAALARALQLPEDRTPRLLRGMEEHGLIRRAGVGRGIAYVLSDEVRGALGRPALPVIEAAAPALAATAAVVAPVAVPARPVPAPEPAQPARPKVVRAPRRPADSSGPNAAEVRAIALALAREHGRVRNVDLRGACGITTQQAWRTLRRLVQDGLLRKLGTGTRDAAYELLN; the protein is encoded by the coding sequence GTGACGCTGGACGCGACCGACGCCATCTCGCCGCTGGGGGTGCTGCCCCCGCCGGGCCCCACCTGCATTCACCTGCCGCTGGACGTGACGCCCGAGGGGCTGGCGCGGCACGCGGTGGGCCTCGCGAACGCGCGGGGCGGGACGGTGCTGGTGGGTGTGGACGCCGTGTCGGGCAGCGCGCGGGACGCGGGGGAACTGCATCCGCTGATGATCACGCACGCGATCTTCGAACTGTCCGGCGGGAGATTGACGGTGAACGTGCAGCATCACCGCCTGCCGGGCGGGGCGCGGGTGCTGGCGGTGTTCGTGCCGCACGCGCCGTACGTGCTGGCCGCGCCGGACGGCTCGGTGATCACCTGGGACGGCGCGCATCTCGTGCCGGTCACGCCGGGCGAGGCGGAACCGGTCGCGGATCAGGATTTCACGGCGACCGTCCCGCCGGACGCGTCCCTGGCGGACTTGGACCCGGCGGAGGTCGCGCGCCTGCGCGGGCTGGGCCGCCGGGCGAGCGCGGCGAACCTCCCGGACCTGGATTTCCTGCGGGAACTGGGCCTGCTGATTCCCAGTGGCGGGGCGCTGCGGCCCACGCTGGCGGCGATCCTGCTGGCGGGCACCCCGGCGGCGCTGCGGGCGCACGTGCCTCAGTCGGAGGTGTGTTTCTACCACCACCAGACGACCGACGTGGAATTCCAGTTCCGCGAGGACCTGCTGCGGCCCATTCCGGCGCTACTGACGCGGCTGGCGGAACTCATCCAGGCGCGGAACCGCTTCACGCCGGTGCAGGTCGGGCTGTTCCGCATCGAGGTGTGGGACCAGGACGAGGTCGTGTACCGCGAGGCGCTGCTGAACGCCCTGACGCACCGGGATTACACGCTGCGGGACGCCGTGCACGTGCATCACTTCCCGGACCGGCTGGAGATCATGAACCCGGGCGGGCTGCCGGGCGGGATCACGCCGGGGAACATCCTGCGGCACCAGCCCAAGCGCCGCAATCCGCTGCTGGCGGAGTCCCTGGCGCGCCTGGGGCTAGTCGAGCGGGCCGGGGTGGGCGTGGACAAGATGTACTCGCTGATGCTGCGGCACGGGAAGGAACCGCCGGAGTACACCACGTACCCGGATTCGGTGACGCTGGCGCTGCACTCGCCGGGCTTCGACGCGGAGTTCGTGCGCTTCGTGGCCCGCAAGCAGGAGGACATGCAGACGCTGTCGCTGGACGTCCTGATCGTCCTGAGCCTGCTGGCGCGCGAGGGTGAGGCGACCCGCGCGGCGCTGGCCCGCGCGCTGCAACTCCCGGAGGACCGCACGCCACGCCTGCTGCGCGGCATGGAGGAACACGGTCTGATCCGCCGCGCCGGGGTGGGCCGCGGCATCGCGTACGTCCTGAGTGACGAGGTCCGGGGCGCGCTGGGCCGCCCGGCGCTGCCTGTCATCGAGGCTGCGGCGCCCGCGCTGGCCGCCACTGCTGCCGTGGTCGCCCCTGTGGCGGTCCCGGCGAGGCCCGTGCCTGCGCCGGAACCCGCTCAGCCTGCCCGGCCGAAGGTCGTGCGGGCGCCGCGCCGCCCGGCAGACAGCAGCGGCCCGAACGCGGCGGAGGTCCGCGCGATCGCGCTGGCCCTGGCGCGCGAGCACGGGCGGGTGCGGAACGTGGACCTGCGCGGAGCGTGCGGCATCACGACGCAGCAGGCGTGGCGGACCCTGCGGCGACTGGTGCAGGACGGGCTGCTGCGCAAGCTGGGGACCGGCACGCGCGACGCGGCGTACGAACTGCTGAACTGA